The window GTATATCtacgtttcacatgaccaaatcacctcaatcttcgttctctcaatttatcctcaattggcaccactcttactttttctctaatactctcagactttatccagtctagtatggccactcatccaccttaacattctcatctctgcaactgtacaataaaattttcttttcaacttattgagaatcttgagatcacataaaactcccgtggcacgtctccatttcaaccatccagctttaatcctaaaACTAACATCCTACTCACATccctcatctacttgaaggactgagccaagatataaagtgattactttgggacagtattactctatccaaactaactccttctttatcaccagtttggccttcactgaacttgcaatgcatgtattctgtttttgttctacttaacttaaattcctttgactctaaagtacttctccaaacctctagctttctattgactccttctcgcaacTCATTTATCAGAATTATATCATttgcaaatatcatgcaccaagagatactctcttgtatatgtttcggaTGGTCTATCACACACACAAAAGTTCCATCATTCACAAACCAAAAAAATCATAATTATTTCTATTGTATGTATTGGATTTGCACTCTTTCATTTGTTCTATATATGTATAACTCATTGGTTAACATCTCATTTGTGAGGTTTTTCAGGTTTTTTCGTTTAACATGTCAAGCCATAGGTTGGGCCAATGGATTGGTCTATCGGACCTAGATTTTAATTTGGCTTGCTATGTTAAATTTTTCCCAGattgatttaaaaataaataaaattcttgATTTATCATTTCAGTTAGCAAGAATTTTAAGATTTAGAATGTATTTTAGATATGTATTTTCCTCAAAATCCCATATAGTAAATTCTACAACTTTTAAACAAGAAGACCAAAATGTGCTATGGAATGAACAGACTCACTTGCAGTATGCTCAAGATGCAGTTCACTACTTCCATTTTAAGCAGTTCTTCAAAGTTTTAAAACATTCCAATTATTAATATAAGAATGCATACACATTATGAAAAAGTTCATAGAATTACCCAACAatcaaatatttgttaaaatcacAAATTAATCTAACATCAATAGAATTCCTGATGAATAAGATTGAAGAAATACGAACTTGACAAAGCAGGGCAATGATAACAGGAAAGCCTGAAGCAACTGAAAAGAGAACAGAACTTAATTCTCCGATCATTTTCTACATTATGATGTTACAATCAATAGGCTTCGACTGAGGTTCGAATTCAAGAACCACAGTCATAGAGTTTAAGCATGTTAAAATGATGATGGTTGCACTAGTAGTTTAGTAAAACCCATAAATTAGTCCTTGCTTTAAGTTTGGACAACCCGTCCGCCGTCCGCACCACCTCCTGTCCCATGTGGCGGTGGCTGGGGAATTGGTAGTAGCCGATATGTGGGTTAGGGTGCATATGTCCAATCTCTGGCTGCAACCAAACGACTCGATTATGCCTTTGTGCTGCCTTCTTTGGATTTGCTTCTTCTAGTTGGTATGCTTCTCCACGAAGAGGCAACTCATCAGATTTTGTGTTTCTGAGATTTAAGGCTTTATTAGTATCATCATTTGTTTTCCATGATGGAGAAGGTTTTACATATGGTTTCACTATGTCCATGCCATATTGCATCAAATGCCCATCAATCATCTTCTCCTCTTCATCCCTTTCATCAACATCATCTGCTTGCGAGATTCTTGAACCCCTTTAAACCTCAACTTCTTTCGCTGCAATTGCATTAGCCTTCGCATACCCACCATTTTCGAGACTGACAAATTTTGGGCTTGGTGGCGTCTTCAATGGTCGTTCAACAATGCCAACATTTTTTCTAAGCAAATTATTGTTTTTTCTAAGCAGATTGAATTGGGTTCTGGAGGAATTAGTTATAAATCCAACGGATTTACACGATTTCTACTGATTTAGAGTTTAAAGTttcaacttctttttttttttttagatttttgcTGTCAATTTTCATTGTTTAGAGTTGATTCAATTGAAAAATGGattttgtttgattaaattttttgaattaaattaaaagctaccattgaaatttaaattaatgatcataaattaaagttttttttcataaaacaaaCCATACATGCAACGACATATCGTTTCTACGGTGTAATTTTGAACATTTTTATGGTGTCAGTAAACGACATATCGTGATGTTGAGCGAGAAGTATTTCCAGCAATTGTTCAGATAATTTCGAAAGAAACCTTCCAAATGCACTTGGGAGAGCCCTAATTTGGAATCTCCTGTCACGAACTACTCGCCACTGCCACCTCGTACAGCGGTCGAGAACGAGAAGGCTGTCCCACGGCTGCTTTCTACCACCTTGGAACCGCACCATAAACTCACAGAAAGGCGGGAGGACAGGGACCACACTGACGTGGAATTGGAAAGGAGTGTTCGGCCAAATGCGGCAGTTTCTGAGTTTGGGTAATTACAAAATTCAGTCAATTAACCCTAATATTTAggctaattttaaattaaaattattcatctgttaaaaattgaaaatttcattATTACCAAACCATTTTAATTTAAGAAGAATAAATAAGTAATAGCTTTCAAGAGGCAATTTGGCTACTTGGGAATTCAGTATGGAGCTTTGCTTGAACTAGGTAAAGATTCTGTTAGCTGAATTCTGAGCTTTGTTTCATTTTGTTTTTTTTGGGTCTTGTTAGGTGATTCGTTGGCAGAATTGAAGTTGCTGATGGAGAGTTTTCACAGTAATGAGAATTTTGTTTCATTTCAAATAGTTTAGCGAATTCTTTTTTATAATTGAAGCACAAGAAGGGGTCTTCTGAGATGTTTTTACTTAAGCATCACATCATGAATTCTTGGTGCATtggaattaattttagtcattaaTTCATTATCACTGGATATAGAATCAGAATAAGAAAGATCAGTAGGAGTAACGGATAATAGGAAGGGGATGCTTACTTTCTATTCTCTTTCCTGTTGTATAGCTCAACCCACAAAAGGCTTACAATCTTCACCTTCTCTGCCTTTCTTTCCTGGAAACCCTAGAAAAAGAGGATTCCCTTCTAAGGTACTTTTGAGAATCTTTACAGTTCATTCTGGTTCCACTGGAAATTCGAATGGTGAAAACCAAAGCCAAAGAATTAATTATGCTGGTATGAGACTAGAGGAGACTGTAGAGGCCAAGTTAGGAAAGTTGAGGCTTGATTCTTGGATCTCTTCTCGCATTTCTGGCATCAGTAGAGCTCGCATCCAGTCAAGTATTAAATCAAGGCTGGTTTCTGTCAATGGCAAAGTTGTCGATAAGGTCAATTTACTCTACGCTTGATGCTATTCCACTCTCCCTTGATTTTCATATTGTTGTTAGCATTAGGTTGTTTTGGTTGTTTTGAGGATGGTCAGACTGCCAATTTATTCTTTATTAATTTCTAAGCCTTGATGCCATATTCATTGAGCTGTTCAATTTTATGTGTTGCAACTGCTTTGACAATATGCTTCTATAATCTGATATTTAAATTCGAAATTCGACAATGCGCTTCTATAATCTGATATTTACATTAGAGATTCAACTTCATTTGTTAACACGAGTAAATTATAgttgaattttaatttcttttaatcttCTGAATTATTTTGGGTAAAAGACTCATGCCTTAGTTGTTTCTTGTTATGCACACAATTTGTGTCCAGTTCTTGGTGAATGCAGATTTTTGAGTTTCACTCATGCTTTAGCAGGTTTCACACAATGTCAAGGCTGGGGACAAGGTCTCCTGCACAATTTCAGAGTTGCAACCCTTGAGGGCTGAACCTGAGGACATACCTTTGGAAATAGTCTATGAAGATGAGCATTTACTAGTTGTCAATAAGCCTCCGCACATGGTAACTCTTGAAACTCCAGAATTCATTGAACATCATTTGGTCCTCTTATATGTATTACTAGCAAGTTATGTGAATAAGTTAATTTCTATTGATTTAGCCTCGGATTGAAATCTCAACCCTGCTATGGATTCTTCATTCTGTGATCCAGGTTGTTCATCCAGCACCTGGGAATCCTAGTGGCACACTTGTAAATGGCATACTTCATCATTGCAGTCTTCCAACAGTTGCAACTTCAAGCTTGGAAGTTCTTTCAGACATGGAAGATATTTCTGATGATGAAGAGTCACATTCTACCCTATGTAGCGCATCTGTTCGCCCAGGGATAGTTCACAGGTTGGACAAAGGCACTAGTGGATTGCTTGTAGTTGCTAAGGTGACATACCCTTTTCAACACCAAAATTTAGTAAACTAAGTAAATATTGTTTCTTGTGGTTTTAATAGTTGATTTTGGCGGTTGAGCAGTGCTACCCTTTAGCTAATTTTTAAGTGTTATCATGTATTGATAGCAGGATGAACATGCTCATGCCCATTTGTCCAAACAATTCCAGCAACACACTATCCAGAGGATATACGTTAGTCTTACTTCTGGTGTGCCCTCTGCATCAATGGGACGTATTGACATCCCTATTGGTCGTGATGTTAATAACAGAATTCGTATGACTGC of the Hevea brasiliensis isolate MT/VB/25A 57/8 unplaced genomic scaffold, ASM3005281v1 Scaf32, whole genome shotgun sequence genome contains:
- the LOC131168777 gene encoding RNA pseudouridine synthase 2, chloroplastic-like isoform X2, with protein sequence MLTFYSLSCCIAQPTKGLQSSPSLPFFPGNPRKRGFPSKVLLRIFTVHSGSTGNSNGENQSQRINYAGMRLEETVEAKLGKLRLDSWISSRISGISRARIQSSIKSRLVSVNGKVVDKVSHNVKAGDKVSCTISELQPLRAEPEDIPLEIVYEDEHLLVVNKPPHMVVHPAPGNPSGTLVNGILHHCSLPTVATSSLEVLSDMEDISDDEESHSTLCSASVRPGIVHRLDKGTSGLLVVAKDEHAHAHLSKQFQQHTIQRIYVSLTSGVPSASMGRIDIPIGRDVNNRIRMTAIPGPIKQGQARHAASRYKVIEILAGGGSALVEWRLETGRTHQVHASTHRGRNTLFSSTSSRFCWDLEPAS
- the LOC131168777 gene encoding RNA pseudouridine synthase 2, chloroplastic-like isoform X1 — its product is MLTFYSLSCCIAQPTKGLQSSPSLPFFPGNPRKRGFPSKVLLRIFTVHSGSTGNSNGENQSQRINYAGMRLEETVEAKLGKLRLDSWISSRISGISRARIQSSIKSRLVSVNGKVVDKVSHNVKAGDKVSCTISELQPLRAEPEDIPLEIVYEDEHLLVVNKPPHMVVHPAPGNPSGTLVNGILHHCSLPTVATSSLEVLSDMEDISDDEESHSTLCSASVRPGIVHRLDKGTSGLLVVAKDEHAHAHLSKQFQQHTIQRIYVSLTSGVPSASMGRIDIPIGRDVNNRIRMTAIPGPIKQGQARHAASRYKVIEILAGGGSALVEWRLETGRTHQIRAHAKYIGIPLLGDEVYGGTKSLALSRLRPRIPPSCLSQLSLLLSGLGRPCLHALALGFTHPHTGEEIHFSRPPPPDFAGILSQLRKMGMEKV